The window GGCCTTCTCAGGCGGTCCGAGCTGAACCGCGAGGGTGGCGGAATCGTCAACGTGTACCACTCAGTCGACCTCGAACGGATGCGGCGAGAGACCCTGATCGGCTTCTACATCTGGGCCGGCGAGGCGGCCGCGCTCATCGAAGACGCGAACGTGACGAAACAGGACTACCTCGAGGAGAACCCCGACAGGGAGTTGCCCGACGTCTTCTGGGACTCGTTCCGCGACGACTGATCGGTGCTTGTCCGGGAGTGGGTTCGGAGGGGAGTTCGCCGCCCGGGAGTTCAAACGAGGAGTTCGCTGCCCAGCACGATCACGCCCACGACGGCGAACACGACGCCCAGAACGGGCTCCATGATCTCGCTCGGGACGTACTTGCCGACTCTCGTTCCGACGGTCCCGCCGATCAGGACGCCCGGAATCGACCACGCCACCACGTACCAGACCGGGGTGGCCGCCAGCGCGTGGACGGCGGCACCGGCGATGGCTGCGATCGCCAGCACGAACACGCTCGTCGCGACCGCGACGCACGGCGGGAGTCGACACCTGACGATCAACTGCGTGGTCGTGATCTCGGGGAGCCCGGCGCTGATGAGCCCCGTTATGAAACCGCCGGCGGTCGCCAGGCCGACCCCCGGCGGACGCCAACAGGTGTCGTAGGTGAACGTCTCGCCGTCGGTCGTCTCGACGGTGGTCTGCCCGCGACCGGTGTTCTTCCGCTCGAGGTACTCGCCTTCGCCCTCGCCGGGCACGCACTCGTCGGGCGGGTCGTAGTAGACGAGGAAGGCGCCGAGAACGAGGAGTCCGACCCCGAACGCGAGGGTGAGAAGCGTCGTCGGAACGTAGTGGGCCGCGAACGCGCCCGCGACGACGGCCGGGACCGCACCGAGGAGCAGCCACTTCGCGGTCGCGTAGTCGACGACCCGTTGCCGGACGTAGTTCAACAGCCCGTTCCCCATCCCGAACACCTCCGTCAGAAGCCCGGCGCCGATGGCCTGGGAGGGCGAGAGACCGACGACCAACATGAAGAACGGGCTGAAGAACAGCGCCCCGGAGACGCCCGACGAGAGCGCGACGAGCGAGAACAGGATCGACACGGGAAACACCCACCAGTGGCCGAGGAACTGCTCGACCGGAAAGCCGGCCACGAGCGGTACGGATTGCAGCACGGCCGCGACGGAGCCCAGCTCCGCGGATCCGGCCGCAGATACGAGCGCGAGCAGTCCGGCGGTAGAGGCGATTCCGCCGAATACGGCAGTTCGGTCCCCGATCATTTATATCGTACTTCTAACATACTGTCGAGTGGTAAGTGCGCCCAGAATCCTTCGCGACGCGCGGAGTCGGCGGACGGGCACCTCAGGCGAGGATCCCCGCTCCGAGGAATGCACCGAGGAGCACCCCGTAGACGACGTGGACCGTCCCGAACATCACCATCGTGTCTCGGTCGGGTTCCATCCCCAGCACCATCCGCATCCAGAACATCATCCCGCCGATCATCAGGACGAGGCCATAGACGAGTCCGAGGACGACCGCGACGGCGATCGATCCGAGGCCGAGACCGAGGAGCGGGGCGCCGACGGCGAAGACCGCCCCGGCGACGACGCCGTAGATCACGTGCAACACCATCCCGGGCATCGCGTGATCCTCGGGTTCACCGCCCGCGAACTTCGCGACGAGTCCCGCCGTCGGCGGCGGTCCGCCGTCGCCCATCACCGTCATCACGATGGTCATACCGATCGTCGCGACGAGACCGCCCGCCAGCCCTGCGACAACTGATGCCATAGTTCGGTCGTACGAACGCGGCACGTGTATTAAACGCCGCCGCGGTCGTGGAACGCCGTTACACACCCCCGAGGGGGTCTAAGCCGAGCGTTCCACGTCGACCTCCGGAGCGTCCAACTCCGTCCGACAGAGCGCGTGGAGGAAGCACGTCTGTTCCGACATCCGGAGAACGTCGCGGGCCGACGACGCCGACTCGTCGGCGTCGAGATACACGTGCGTCTCGACGGGTTCGGCCTCGCCGGGCGTCTCCCCGTTCTCTCCGGCTCCGAACGAGAAGTGAGTGTCCTGAACGATGCGGTAGGCGTCGAGGTCCTTGTTCACGATGTCGGCGTACCGGCCGATCTGGGTCATAAAACAGAAGCCCAGGCCCGCCGCGACGTACGTCATCGCGGACGGTGCCCGGCCCGCACCGCCGCGTCCCGCCGGTTCGTCCGAGCGCAGCTCGAACACCGTCCCGATGGGACTGAACAGCTTCACTTCCACGGTCTTCACGCCCTCGTCGTCGGAGGTACAGACGCCTCGGACGTGGAGCACGCGGTCTTGGTCCTCCTGGAGGCTCGACCCGCTGCCGCTCGTGTACTTCGCTTCGGCCTCCGGCAGGGGCTCGGTCGTCCGGCCGGTGCGGTGGATGATCGGTCGCGCCTGCTCGTCGGCGTCGTAAGTGAGATCGGCGAAGACGCCTGCGGGATCCGCTATCGGTCCGTCTCCGAAGTCGTCACCGTCGTCGAGCGGGACGGCCGTACCGTTCAACCGGAGCGTGAACGAGCTGTTCTTGACCTCGGTCATCAACCCGTTGACGGGCGACGTCCGGGTCGCCGTCTCGACGAGGTCCCGAAGCGTCGACTCCTCCGCCTCGGAGGCCACCTGGACCGAGAGTTCGACGGGGAGGGCACCGCCCGTCATCGTCCCGCGGAGCGCCGACCCGTTCATCGTGTAGTAGTTGTCCTGGACCAACGTGACGTCGTCGAGGTCGACGCCACGGTCCTCGGCCAGCGCCACGATCTCGTTCGCGAAGGAACTCACCATCCCGGTCGTCATAAACGCCAGCGGCGCCGGCGCGACGTCGTCGCCGTCGAGGTACTCCCCCTCGTCGCTGACGAGTCGCCACGTCTTCCCGGAGACGGAGTCGGTCACCAGCGCCTCCTTTTGCATTCCGGATATCGACCGTACGAGCGTGCGCTGGGACTGTCCGAGTCGCACCGAGGGCGGTTCCAACAGGGGCGAAACCGGGTCGTCGACTTCGAAACCGAGCGGGTATCCGAGCTCTTGGAGTGGCGAGGTCATTGGGAACGTGACTCGCGGATACTCGTCCGGCAAAACAGATAAAATCTCGTACCGGAACAGAGGGGTGAGCCCGGCGTTACCCGATTACGACGAGGTTCGCTAACAATTAACGCGGAAGCGGACGAAGTACGCGTTATGAGTGGAGAACCCACCCGGCCGGCGGAGGAGTCGACCGCACCGGCGGAGCAGATCACCGACGAGGAGGCGTTCGATCGGTTGATCGCGTCCGAAGAGCGCGTCTTGGTCGACTTCTACGCCGACTGGTGCGGTCCCTGCCAGTTGATGGCCCCGACGGTGGACGAACTCGCCGCGGAGTGCGCCGTGCCCGTCGTCAAGGTCGACACCGAGGGGCTGCCACAGGTGGCTTACCGGTACGACGTGCAGTCGATCCCGACGTTTCTCGTCCTCGAAAACGGGGAGGCCACGGATCGGCTCGTGGGAATGCAGAACAAAGAGACGCTGTCCCGGCTTCTCGAGTGACCGACCGACAGCCGCCCCGGACGACGGGGGACCCCAGCGCCCCGGTTCTTGTGCGCGTTCGTGAAGGTGAGCGATCGCTCACTCCGGTGTTTTAGCCGTTGCGGGCCCGCCGTTCGAACACGATGGTGGAAACCGAAGACGGCAGGCCGGATCGCTCCCGGGAGCGATGAGACCGGAGACGCCCCGCGGCCGGTTCGATCGTGTGATCGAACTCGGGAGGAGCCTTCGATCCGCGTCGGTCGACCTGCTCTCACAGGAGTTCTCTTACTCGACGGGGCACCTCACCGCGGTCCTGAGCGGGTGTCTGTTCGCGCCGTCGCTTCTCACATTCTGGTTCGTCAACGGCCTGCTCGATTTCTCCACTGCCGTCGCCATCGGGGCGGTGGCCACGCCGGCCGGGCTCCAGGTGCGGTTGCTCGCGTACGTCCTCTTAGTCCCGACGTTCCTGCTCGCGAGGGCCGCGATCCACCTGCTCCACCCGGTTCACCGGTCGCAGGTCCTCGACGGCTCGTGTCCGAACACGCGGCTCCTGAGCCTCGATTGGGTCAGTATGGGGATCCTCGCTACCGGACTCCCGCTGGCGCTACAGAACTTCGGGCCGTGGTTCGGAATGAACGCCGTGTTCGCGTTCGGCGTGTTCGTCCTCCCGCGGGCGCTTCCGGATCGTCGTGCCGGGGGTATCAGACTCGCCGCCCTCGTCGCCGGCGCCCTCGTGTTCCTCTACGCGAACTACGGGGGTGCAGTCGCCGCGTTACCGCACCCGTCGACCGTCCTCGGCCCGGTCGCGACGTTCTCGCTCGGGGACGCCGCGACCGAGCGGCTGTTCCGCCTCGCCAACAGCGTCGCCTTCGGCCCGCCGGTGGTCGGGCTGTTCGGGATCGCGATGAACCACCTCCTGACGAGGCCGGAACTCGGCGAGATCCCGGTCGTACGTCACACTCTCCCACGGCGCGACCCCGACGCGGTCGTGGTGGCGAGCGCGGCGTTCGGAACCGCGTTCTATCTACTCGTCGTCGCGGTGGTGACCGGGGACCTGGTAGTGTTGCCGTAGCGGTCGCGGTCGAGGGGGCGATCGAGTCGGGGCTGTCACACCGATGCTCACAGCCGCCTCCGGGTTTTTATTGCCCGGACGGCCGATGCCACACCGATGACCGACGGATACGAGATGGTCGACGTCGAGACGGCCGAACTGACGCTCTCGGAGAAATCCGGGACTCGGAACGTCGACCTGGGAGAGGCGCTCGGGTGCGAGAAG is drawn from Halobellus limi and contains these coding sequences:
- a CDS encoding sulfite exporter TauE/SafE family protein, with the protein product MIGDRTAVFGGIASTAGLLALVSAAGSAELGSVAAVLQSVPLVAGFPVEQFLGHWWVFPVSILFSLVALSSGVSGALFFSPFFMLVVGLSPSQAIGAGLLTEVFGMGNGLLNYVRQRVVDYATAKWLLLGAVPAVVAGAFAAHYVPTTLLTLAFGVGLLVLGAFLVYYDPPDECVPGEGEGEYLERKNTGRGQTTVETTDGETFTYDTCWRPPGVGLATAGGFITGLISAGLPEITTTQLIVRCRLPPCVAVATSVFVLAIAAIAGAAVHALAATPVWYVVAWSIPGVLIGGTVGTRVGKYVPSEIMEPVLGVVFAVVGVIVLGSELLV
- a CDS encoding OsmC family protein — its product is MTSPLQELGYPLGFEVDDPVSPLLEPPSVRLGQSQRTLVRSISGMQKEALVTDSVSGKTWRLVSDEGEYLDGDDVAPAPLAFMTTGMVSSFANEIVALAEDRGVDLDDVTLVQDNYYTMNGSALRGTMTGGALPVELSVQVASEAEESTLRDLVETATRTSPVNGLMTEVKNSSFTLRLNGTAVPLDDGDDFGDGPIADPAGVFADLTYDADEQARPIIHRTGRTTEPLPEAEAKYTSGSGSSLQEDQDRVLHVRGVCTSDDEGVKTVEVKLFSPIGTVFELRSDEPAGRGGAGRAPSAMTYVAAGLGFCFMTQIGRYADIVNKDLDAYRIVQDTHFSFGAGENGETPGEAEPVETHVYLDADESASSARDVLRMSEQTCFLHALCRTELDAPEVDVERSA
- the trxA gene encoding thioredoxin produces the protein MSGEPTRPAEESTAPAEQITDEEAFDRLIASEERVLVDFYADWCGPCQLMAPTVDELAAECAVPVVKVDTEGLPQVAYRYDVQSIPTFLVLENGEATDRLVGMQNKETLSRLLE